The following coding sequences are from one Carassius gibelio isolate Cgi1373 ecotype wild population from Czech Republic chromosome B7, carGib1.2-hapl.c, whole genome shotgun sequence window:
- the LOC127962009 gene encoding uncharacterized protein LOC127962009, which yields MRFSASFLCFLIGLLGLGGTRGLLLVEDHGEELEDRDLSKAILEMLHINKLSAPQQQAKPHPYMKHVYQSLDAQARDLRGADGTLVQSFRSIEDSKYGTPGWIWFNTSQLSPFMRVAELVLLRKTLHHKPLSVTVTVHSLSPGPENLSISGPLAEHILSLDRLPPSGYDVFDVTAAITQPPHNSDILGFQLRFGDESGSLVLHEALTQSLYCLNSSSPSQPLLVVYRSTSMEHQQRASEHRHRPSCEDDRQRIQLRHGRHVAACKLYVHHVNLHTSKLSQWILQPSSFNISICRGICLKEISASSMIVQRHRKHHGENNLQRSNCTPQGLSSLIVMYSSDTADIIIKELKDIRAERCVCQPTAR from the exons ATGaggttttcagcatcatttttaTGCTTCCTGATTGGTCTTCTAGGACTAGGAGGGACTCGCGGTTTGCTGTTAGTGGAAGATCACGGGGAGGAACTGGAGGATAGAGACCTGAGCAAAGCTATTTTGGAGATGTTGCATATAAACAAACTGTCAGCACCTCAGCAGCAGGCGAAGCCACACCCCTACATGAAGCACGTTTACCAGTCACTGGACGCACAGGCGAGAGACCTGAGGGGTGCTGATGGGACTCTGGTGCAGAGCTTCCGGAGCATCGAAG ATTCTAAGTATGGCACGCCGGGTTGGATCTGGTTCAACACGTCCCAGCTGAGTCCCTTCATGAGGGTTGCAGAGCTGGTCCTGCTGAGGAAGACTCTTCATCACAAGCCTCTTAGTGTGACGGTCACAGTACACAGTCTTTCACCGGGACCGGAGAACCTGAGCATCAGCGGCCCTCTAGCAGAGCACATATTGAGTCTGGACCGACTGCCTCCATCAGGTTATGATGTCTTCGATGTGACAGCTGCAATAACCCAGCCACCGCACAACTCAGACATCCTGGGCTTCCAGCTGCGCTTTGGGGATGAGAGCGGCAGCTTGGTTCTCCATGAAGCCCTGACGCAGAGCCTCTACTGCTTGAACAGCAGCTCTCCCAGCCAGCCGCTCTTAGTGGTCTACAGGAGCACATCGATGGAGCACCAGCAGAGGGCATCAGAGCACAGACACAGACCCAGCTGTGAAGATGACAGACAGAGAATACAGCTGAGGCACGGGAGACATGTAGCTGCATGCAAACTGTACGTACATCATGTCAACCTTCATACCAGCAAGCTGAGTCAATGGATACTGCAGCCGTCCAGTTTCAACATAAGTATTTGTAG AGGTATCTGTTTGAAAGAAATATCTGCGTCATCCATGATTGTTCAGAGACATCGAAAACACCATGgagaaaataatttacaaag ATCAAACTGCACTCCACAAGGCCTGTCCTCTCTCATCGTGATGTACAGCAGCGACACAGCGGACATTATTATAAAAGAGCTGAAGGATATCAGAGCAGAGAGATGTGTGTGCCAGCCGACTGCTCGATGA